Part of the Citrobacter sp. Marseille-Q6884 genome, ACATTACAGCTCTTCCTGACGCTGGTCGCTGTAATTTCACTGGTGGTTGGCGGGATAGGCGTAATGAACATTATGTTGGTCTCGGTGACAGAACGCACGCGCGAAATTGGTATTCGTATGGCGGTTGGCGCACGCGCCAGTGATGTGTTGCAGCAGTTCTTAATTGAAGCCGTACTGGTGTGTCTGGTGGGTGGGGCTTTAGGCATCAGTTTGTCGATGTTGATTGCTTTTACGCTACAGCTTTTTCTGCCCGGTTGGGAAATTGGCTTCTCACCCGTCGCGCTGTTAACGGCGTTCTTGTGCTCAACTGCGACCGGGATTTTGTTTGGCTGGCTGCCGGCGCGTAACGCGGCGCGGCTGGATCCCGTTGATGCGCTGGCGCGAGAGTAACACGCTGTATTGAATAAGAAATAAAAATGCCAGCTACGGGGCTGGCATTTTGTCTGCGGGATGTACACAATGAGACAGAAGTGCTATGCGACAGCTTCTGCTTCAATGACAGGCACAATGAGACTGGCATGATTGCCTTTAGGCCCCTGGTGAACATCAAACTGGACAGATTGTCCGGCTTTTAGCGTTCTGTAACCATCCATCTGAATGGTGGAGTAATGGGCGAAAATATCTTCGCCACCGCCTTCGGGGCAGATGAAACCAAACCCTTTGGCATTGTTGAACCACTTAACAGTACCCGTTTCCATGCTTCGACATCCTTCGTAAATCTTATATAAGTAAGATGGAATGAACCGGTGGCGGAGTGGGGGCTGTTCAAAACCTCGCCAACTCTCGAAACTACAATTTAGAGAAATCAGGCGGGGCGTCAAGCGCCAGACAGGTGGAATCGGATAAAAATGAATCAAAATTTGAAGCAGTTAACGCTATTGTCGGGAATGTGACAGATGTCGCGGATGACACTGATAGATGATAGTTATCTAATAATTGAGGTAGATTGATTGTGCGCATAGGTACTTGTCAGCGGCCACTCATTCTGCCGGTAACCGTAACTGAAAACGACGACTGACAATGGGCAAGACGAACGACTGGTTGGATTTCGACCTGCTGGCGGAAGACAAATTGCGCGACGCGCTAAAACCGCCATCTATGTATAAAGTGATATTAGTCAATGATGATTACACTCCGATGGAGTTTGTTATTGACGTGTTACAAAAATTCTTTTCTTATGATGTAGAACGTGCAACGCAACTGATGCTTGCTGTTCACTATCAAGGTAAAGCCATCTGTGGCGTCTATACCGCCGAGGTCGCTGAAACCAAAGTGGCGATGGTGAACAAATACGCGAGGGAGAACGAGCATCCGTTGCTGTGTACGCTGGAAAAAGCCTGAATGCAGGCATAAATATTGGGGGAGGTGCCTATGCTCAATCAAGAACTGGAACTCAGTTTAAACATGGCTTTCGCCAGAGCGCGCGAGCACCGACATGAGTTTATGACCGTCGAGCACTTGTTACTGGCGTTGCTCAGTAACCCGTCGGCCCGCGAAGCGCTGGAAGCGTGTTCTGTGGATCTGGTGGCGCTCCGTCAGGAACTCGAAGCCTTCATTGAACAAACCACACCCGTATTGCCTGCCAGCGAAGAAGAGCGCGACACGCAGCCGACGTTGAGTTTTCAGCGTGTACTGCAACGTGCTGTCTTTCATGTTCAGTCCTCCGGGCGTAATGAAGTGACCGGCGCAAATGTGCTGGTCGCCATCTTCAGCGAGCAGGAATCTCAGGCTGCGTATCTGTTGCGTAAGCATGAAGTCAGTCGCCTGGACGTGGTGAATTTTATTTCTCATGGCACGCGCAAAGACGAACCGAGCCAGTCATCTGACTCAGGTAATCAGCCAAATAGCGAAGAACAAGCTGGCGGGGAGGACCGTATGGAGAACTTCACCACTAACCTTAACCAGCTTGCTCGCGTGGGCGGGATTGATCCGCTCATTGGCCGGGAAAAAGAGCTGGAGCGCGCCATTCAGGTTCTGTGCCGCCGCCGTAAAAACAACCCGCTGCTGGTGGGGGAATCCGGTGTCGGTAAAACCGCGATTGCCGAAGGTCTGGCCTGGCGAATCGTTCAGGGCGACGTACCGGAAGTCATGGCTGACTGCACGCTCTACTCGCTGGATATCGGATCGCTGCTGGCCGGCACCAAATACCGCGGTGATTTCGAAAAACGCTTTAAGGCGCTGCTAAAACAGCTGGAACAGGATACCAACAGCATCCTGTTTATCGATGAGATCCACACCATTATCGGTGCAGGGGCGGCGTCGGGCGGCCAGGTAGATGCGGCAAACCTGATCAAACCGTTGCTCTCCAGCGGCAAGATCCGCGTGATTGGTTCAACGACCTATCAGGAGTTCAGCAACATTTTCGAGAAAGACCGTGCGTTAGCGCGTCGCTTCCAGAAAATTGATATTACTGAACCGTCGGTCGATGAAACCGTGCAGATCATCAACGGCCTGAAACCGAAATACGAAGCGCACCATGATGTCCGCTATACCGCAAAAGCGGTGCGTGCGGCGGTTGAGCTGGCGGTGAAGTACATCAACGATCGTCATCTGCCGGATAAGGCGATTGACGTGATCGATGAAGCCGGTGCGCGTGCGCGTCTGATGCCGGTCAGCAAGCGCAAGAAAACGGTCAACGTGGCGGATATCGAGTCCGTGGTAGCCCGCATTGCGCGTATCCCAGAGAAGAGCGTTTCGCAGAGCGATCGCGATACGCTGAAAAATCTGGGTAACCGTCTGAAAATGCTGGTATTCGGGCAGGATAAAGCCATTGAAGCGCTGACCGAAGCGATCAAAATGAGTCGTGCGGGTCTTGGTCATGAGCACAAACCTGTCGGTTCATTCCTGTTCGCCGGTCCGACTGGCGTCGGTAAGACGGAAGTGACGGTGCAGTTGTCCAAAGCGCTGGGTATTGAACTGCTGCGTTTTGATATGTCCGAATATATGGAGCGTCATACTGTCAGCCGTTTGATCGGTGCGCCTCCGGGGTATGTCGGTTTCGATCAGGGTGGTCTGCTGACGGATGCGGTGATTAAACATCCTCACGCGGTACTGCTGCTGGATGAAATTGAAAAAGCGCACCCGGATGTCTTCAACCTGCTGCTGCAGGTGATGGATAACGGTACGCTGACCGACAATAACGGGCGTAAAGCGGATTTCCGCAACGTGGTGCTGGTGATGACCACCAACGCCGGGGTGCGTGAAACTGAGCGTAAATCGATTGGCCTCATTCATCAGGACAACAGTACTGATGCAATGGGCGAAATCAAAAAAGTGTTTACGCCGGAATTCCGTAACCGCCTCGACAACATTATCTGGTTCGATCATCTCTCCACAGAGGTTATTCATCAGGTGGTCGATAAATTTATTGTCGAGCTGCAGGTCCAGTTGGATCAGAAAGGTGTTTCTCTGGAAGTCAGCCAGGAAGCACGTAACTGGCTGGCAGAGAAAGGTTATGACCGCGCAATGGGCGCACGTCCGATGACGCGTGTTGTTCAGGACAACCTGAAAAAACCACTGGCAAACGAACTGTTGTTCGGTTCGCTGGTGGATGGGGGTCAGGTAACCGTTGAGTTGGATAAAGAGAAAAATGAGCTGACGTATAGTTTCCAGAGTGCGCAAAAGCACAAGCCAGAAGCTGCACATTAAGTTCTAATCACTAATGAGCCGGGCGTAATGCCCGGTTTTTTTTGTGCACAGAAAACCCCCAGCTAGGCTGGGGGTTCCGGAAAGCTTTCAGCTTTGAGCCAGTTATTAAAACCCCTTTTGATTTGTTAAAACACCTTGCGGTCTGGCAACTGCAAGAGTCAAACAAGAAATCAAAAGGGGGTTCCAATGAGGGACGAAAAGAGCTTAGCGCACACCCGATGGAACTGTAAATATCACATAGTTTTTGCGCCGAAATACCGAAGGCAGGCGTTCTACGGAGAGAAACGTAGAGCAATAGGCGGGATCTTGAGAAAGCTATGTGAATGGAAAAACGTACGAATTCTGGAAGCGGAATGTTGCGCAGATCATATCCATATGCTTGTGGAAATCCCACCGAAAATAAGTGTGTCGGGTTTTATGGGATATCTGAAGGGGAAGAGCAGTCTGATGCTGTATGAGCAGTTTGGAGATCTGAAGTTCAAATACAGAAACAGGGAGTTCTGGTGTCGGGGTTACTATGTGGATACGGTAGGGAAGAACACGGCGAAGATACAGGAATACATAAAGCACCAGCTTGAAGAGGATAAAATGGGAGAGCAGTTATCGATCCCTTATCCGGGTAGCCCGTTTACGGGCCGTAAGTAAAGAAGTTGGATGCAAATGTCAGATCGTATGCGCCTGTTAGGGCGCGGCTGGTAACAGAGCCTTACAGGCGCATTTGAAAAACCTCCGGCTATGCCGGAGGATATTTATTCGCCTGAAGGCGACTTACCGTGGAGCTAAATGATGAAACTGGACAATATTCCATTCCATGTGACCGACTGGTCGCAGGTTATTCCCGAGCAGCATCCTGGTGAGTCTGGATATGCTACATGGAAAGTGGCTTTTGCCGGTGATGTCCGGGTGCGAATTGTCGAATATTCGCCGGGATATCTGGCCGATCATTGGTGTTCGAAAGGACACGTTCTGTTTTGTCTGGAAGGTGAGTTACGCACGGAACTGGAAGATGGCCGCACGTTCGATCTAAAGCCTGGTATGAGTTACCAGGTGGCCGATCATGCAGAAGCGCATCGCTCATCAACCGCAACGGGAGCAACGTTGTTTATTGTGGATTGATGGCGTAAACAGCAGGCAAAAAATAAGCCTGCGTAAGGGAGATTACGCAGGCTAAGGAGGTGGTTCCTGGTACAGCTAGCATTTATGGGTTATGTTTTTCAGCAGGCGGATAATACCCGTAATAAACGAAACGGTATGTGATCGATTTCTAAGAATCTTCCGAACGCTGAAAAATAACCGTAATTAACTATTTAGCATGCGGGTTGCGGGTGGACTCCCCCGCAAAATTACGCATTAACAATGCATAGTTCAGATCGATATCCTGCGGAACGGGCATCCACACGGTATAACCATCACCCGGTGCGACAGGCATGGCTTCGCCTTTGGCGTTTTCCATCTGCTCGAGGGTGAAATTCACGTTACCCTGCGGGGTCATCAGTTCCAGGCTATCGCCAACGGTAAATTTATTTTTTACCAGAACGGCTGCCAGTTCGCCTTTACGCTCGCCAGTGAACTCACCGACAAACTGCTGGCGCTCGGAAACAGAAAAACCGTATTCATAATTCTGATAATCATCATGCGTGTGACGGCGCAGGAATCCTTCGGTGTAACCGCGATGCGCCAGGCCTTCCAGCGTCTCCAGCAGACTGGTGTCGAACGGCTTACCGGCTGCCGCATCGTCAATGGCTTTGCGATACACCTGAGCAGTACGCGCACAGTAGTAGTAGGATTTGGTACGCCCTTCGATTTTTAACGAATGCACACCCATCTGGGTCAGGCGTTCTACGTGGGCAATCGCACGTAAATCTTTCGAGTTCATGATGTAAGTGCCGTGTTCGTCTTCGAACGCCGTCATATATTCGCCCGGACGCTGGGCTTCTTCGATCATAAACACTTTGTCAGTTGGCGCGCCAATACCCAGCGTCGGTTCGACGTTTTGCACCGGAATCGGTTCGTACTTGTGTACGATGTTACCGACGACATCCTCTTTGCCTTCCTGCACGTTATATTCCCAGCGGCAGGCATTGGTGCAGGTTCCCTGGTTCGGATCGCGTTTGTTGATATAGCCGGAGAGAAGGCAACGACCGGAGTAGGCCATACACAGTGCGCCGTGCACGAAGATTTCAATCTCCATATCCGGTACCTGGTTACGGATCTCTTCAATCTCTTCCAGCGACAATTCGCGGGATAAAATCACACGGGTCAGCCCCATCTGCTTCCAGAATTTTACCGTTGCCCAGTTTACCGCGTTAGCCTGTACCGACAGGTGAATATCCATGTCCGGGAAGTTTTCACGCACCAGCATGATAAGTCCTGGGTCAGACATGATCAGCGCATCCGGCCCCATTTCCACAACGGGTTTCAGATCACGAATAAAGGTTTTCAGCTTGGCGTTGTGTGGTGCAATGTTCACCACCACGTAGAATTTTTTACCCAGTTCGTGGGCTTCATTGATTCCGCGCTGCAAATTTTCGTGATTGAATTCGTTGTTGCGTACGCGAAGCGAGTAACGCGGCTGGCCCGCATAGACTGCATCTGCGCCATAAGCGAAAGCGTAACGCATATTTTTCAGCGTTCCCGCCGGGGAAAGGAGTTCCGGTTTAAACATAGTTTTCTCGTTCTGATGACAGGTCAGATCCATCTCACTTTATGAGACGGTTAGGGGAGTGTCCCCATATTAAGGGCGGGCATTGTAGCGCTGCGGGGAAGACAGGTAAAGAAAAACGCCGGGTAACAGCGGTGTGTAACCCGGCTGACATCATGATAATCAGGTCTTATCTTTTATCGTCTGACTTGGGCCATTGGTTTTGACTGACGCAATACCGGTTTCGCGCGATTGTTCGCTTGCATACAGTTGACTGCTACCTATGACCTGATGGTTCGCGGCTTTCAGGTTGAAATGAAATTTGCCATTCGTCGCCGTTTTTTTCTCGTAGCGTTCGCTCAGGGGACTGTTAACCTGCACAGACGCGATCCCCTTTTCTGCCGCCCCTTTTGTGGCGTAAAGCTCACTGGTCAGGATAATTTCTCCATTTCCTGCTTTAAGAACAAACCTGAATTGATTATCACTGCTTTTGCTTAACTCAAACCAACCAGCCATATGAACTCCTTGATTAAAAGTGTTATATCAAACAGTTATTAACGACAGCGTATTGCCAGTAAGAGTATGGGTGATATTTGGCGAGTTGCTAGTGAGGAAGGCTCTGCCGGGAAGCAGAGCCGTGAAAAAGGGGGGCTTTATGCAATCCTGCAGGCATCGGCTTCCCAACGGTATCCCACGCCATAGACGGCACGGATAAATGACTGCTCCGCATCCAGCGACTCCAGTTTGCGGCGTAAGTTCTTGATGTGGCTGTCAATGGTACGGTCGGTCACCACGCGGTAGTCATCGTAGAGATGGTTTAATAACTGCTCGCGGGAGAACACCTTGCCCGGTTCGTGTGACAGCGTTTTGAGCAACCGGAATTCAGCGGGCGTTAAATCGAGCATTTTCCCGCGCCACGAGGCCTGAAAACGTCCCTCATCGACGATCAACGGACTTGCGGCATCCAGTTGCTGCAGTTCGCGCTGAGGTTTGCAGCGGCGCAGGATCGTTTTCACTCGCGCCACGACTTCACGCGGGCTGTAGGGTTTACAGATGTAGTCATCGGCGCCGATCTCCAGCCCGAGCAGTCGGTCAATCTCTTCGATTTTCGCGGTGACCATCATAATCGGGACTTCGGAGAAACGGCGAATTTCCCGGCACAGAGTCAGGCCGTCTGTGCCGGGCAGCATCAAATCCAGCAAAATCAGATCGGGGGGCGTCTGGCGGACGTAAGGTAAAACCTGGTCACCGTGGTTGATGAGCGTAGGGGCATAGCTTGCAGCACGCAGGTAGTCGATAAGCAGTTGCCCCAGTTTGGGTTCATCTTCCACGATCAGAATGCGCGGCGTGTTTT contains:
- a CDS encoding YegP family protein, encoding MAGWFELSKSSDNQFRFVLKAGNGEIILTSELYATKGAAEKGIASVQVNSPLSERYEKKTATNGKFHFNLKAANHQVIGSSQLYASEQSRETGIASVKTNGPSQTIKDKT
- the tnpA gene encoding IS200/IS605 family transposase; amino-acid sequence: MRDEKSLAHTRWNCKYHIVFAPKYRRQAFYGEKRRAIGGILRKLCEWKNVRILEAECCADHIHMLVEIPPKISVSGFMGYLKGKSSLMLYEQFGDLKFKYRNREFWCRGYYVDTVGKNTAKIQEYIKHQLEEDKMGEQLSIPYPGSPFTGRK
- the cspD gene encoding cold shock-like protein CspD, whose amino-acid sequence is METGTVKWFNNAKGFGFICPEGGGEDIFAHYSTIQMDGYRTLKAGQSVQFDVHQGPKGNHASLIVPVIEAEAVA
- the clpA gene encoding ATP-dependent Clp protease ATP-binding subunit ClpA, with protein sequence MLNQELELSLNMAFARAREHRHEFMTVEHLLLALLSNPSAREALEACSVDLVALRQELEAFIEQTTPVLPASEEERDTQPTLSFQRVLQRAVFHVQSSGRNEVTGANVLVAIFSEQESQAAYLLRKHEVSRLDVVNFISHGTRKDEPSQSSDSGNQPNSEEQAGGEDRMENFTTNLNQLARVGGIDPLIGREKELERAIQVLCRRRKNNPLLVGESGVGKTAIAEGLAWRIVQGDVPEVMADCTLYSLDIGSLLAGTKYRGDFEKRFKALLKQLEQDTNSILFIDEIHTIIGAGAASGGQVDAANLIKPLLSSGKIRVIGSTTYQEFSNIFEKDRALARRFQKIDITEPSVDETVQIINGLKPKYEAHHDVRYTAKAVRAAVELAVKYINDRHLPDKAIDVIDEAGARARLMPVSKRKKTVNVADIESVVARIARIPEKSVSQSDRDTLKNLGNRLKMLVFGQDKAIEALTEAIKMSRAGLGHEHKPVGSFLFAGPTGVGKTEVTVQLSKALGIELLRFDMSEYMERHTVSRLIGAPPGYVGFDQGGLLTDAVIKHPHAVLLLDEIEKAHPDVFNLLLQVMDNGTLTDNNGRKADFRNVVLVMTTNAGVRETERKSIGLIHQDNSTDAMGEIKKVFTPEFRNRLDNIIWFDHLSTEVIHQVVDKFIVELQVQLDQKGVSLEVSQEARNWLAEKGYDRAMGARPMTRVVQDNLKKPLANELLFGSLVDGGQVTVELDKEKNELTYSFQSAQKHKPEAAH
- the baeR gene encoding two-component system response regulator BaeR, translated to MTELPIDENTPRILIVEDEPKLGQLLIDYLRAASYAPTLINHGDQVLPYVRQTPPDLILLDLMLPGTDGLTLCREIRRFSEVPIMMVTAKIEEIDRLLGLEIGADDYICKPYSPREVVARVKTILRRCKPQRELQQLDAASPLIVDEGRFQASWRGKMLDLTPAEFRLLKTLSHEPGKVFSREQLLNHLYDDYRVVTDRTIDSHIKNLRRKLESLDAEQSFIRAVYGVGYRWEADACRIA
- the yegQ gene encoding tRNA 5-hydroxyuridine modification protein YegQ, producing the protein MFKPELLSPAGTLKNMRYAFAYGADAVYAGQPRYSLRVRNNEFNHENLQRGINEAHELGKKFYVVVNIAPHNAKLKTFIRDLKPVVEMGPDALIMSDPGLIMLVRENFPDMDIHLSVQANAVNWATVKFWKQMGLTRVILSRELSLEEIEEIRNQVPDMEIEIFVHGALCMAYSGRCLLSGYINKRDPNQGTCTNACRWEYNVQEGKEDVVGNIVHKYEPIPVQNVEPTLGIGAPTDKVFMIEEAQRPGEYMTAFEDEHGTYIMNSKDLRAIAHVERLTQMGVHSLKIEGRTKSYYYCARTAQVYRKAIDDAAAGKPFDTSLLETLEGLAHRGYTEGFLRRHTHDDYQNYEYGFSVSERQQFVGEFTGERKGELAAVLVKNKFTVGDSLELMTPQGNVNFTLEQMENAKGEAMPVAPGDGYTVWMPVPQDIDLNYALLMRNFAGESTRNPHAK
- a CDS encoding DHCW motif cupin fold protein; translation: MKLDNIPFHVTDWSQVIPEQHPGESGYATWKVAFAGDVRVRIVEYSPGYLADHWCSKGHVLFCLEGELRTELEDGRTFDLKPGMSYQVADHAEAHRSSTATGATLFIVD
- the clpS gene encoding ATP-dependent Clp protease adapter ClpS, giving the protein MGKTNDWLDFDLLAEDKLRDALKPPSMYKVILVNDDYTPMEFVIDVLQKFFSYDVERATQLMLAVHYQGKAICGVYTAEVAETKVAMVNKYARENEHPLLCTLEKA